A region of the Planktothrix tepida PCC 9214 genome:
CGATTTATACCTGGAAATCAGAATTATGTCAGGAGGATGAATGGCAATTAATGATCAAAACCGATCTCAGACAGTTTGAGCAGTTAGAAACAAAAATCAAACAACTTCACTCTTACGAAGTCCCTGAAATTATTGCGTTACCGATTATTAAAGGTTCGGGGGATTATTTAAACTGGATTTCTGAACAAACTCAGAAACATTAAAATTAAATTTTCATTTTCTCTTAATAATTTTATCCTTCTTATTCAGGTATTTAAGATACAATTAGCCTTAAGGTTTTTCCTTTTTCGTCGCTAACATCATATTGGATTGGTTCACCCCAAACTTATAACCGACTCCAAAATTAAGCGGTTTTATAGAAGAATTAGTTTGATAAACTTTCCTTAAATCCGATTGATAACGAACACTAAATAAGGAAATGGGGGCGGTATAGGTTCCAAAAAAATCTAAATTCCATTGTTTTTCTGCAAAGGATTTAAGCGGTATCCCAGAATCATCTTGTAAAATGGCTTGACTTTGATCGAGAATTAATTCTCGAATTGCTGAAAAAGTGGGTCTGTGCATTAAATAGGATGCAGCTTTAAGATAGGTCACGGGTTGATTAATTTGTTTAACAAATTGGCTGTATTGGGGTGTTTTTTTCAAGCCGTCATCGGAAATATCTGCGGAAAAATAATATAATGTTCGCGGTTGTTTTTCCCCTTTAGGAACAAAATCAATTTTTACCCCTGGAATCATTCCTTTTTCAAACTTTTGAATTTTAGCATCTTGATCTAATCCAATATATTGTAGATCTAAAATTCTATTATTGGTTCTTGCCATAAAGAATACAATTAACGGTAAAACGCCTTGATTCGATAAATCAGATTTCATTTCTTTGGTTTGAAAAAAGCTAAACTGAAGTAAAGAATAAAGAGAGTTTTTAACATCCGCTAACTTTTGATTACGTTGAGTTTCCGATAATTGATTAAAATCAGGAAGAGTTCCAACGGGTTCTAAAGCAGTAAGAACATATTTTTTAGATGTGGGAAAAAATAAATAAGCATATAAAAAATCAGGGCCACTAAAGGGATAAAAAATCTCAGGATTGGATTGATTAATCGTCGCTAATTCTTGTTCTGACCATTGACTGACTTTCGCCAGTTGTTGTTTTTCGAGTTTTGACCAAGCCGAATCAATAAAATTATGATAATTCATCCAAAAATTTGATTTTTCTAAGGAATAAAGTTTGCTTTTGGCATCTACTTTCATTCCAGCCATCAATTTAGCTGTATCGGTTAAATTATCAGCTTTTTTTGGGTCATAACTAGCTAAAGAGTCAACAGGTTTAGGGGGAATTGGTGGTGTTGTTTTCGTTTGACTGACTTCAGGTTGAGGTGTTTCAATATCTTGTTGAGGTTGAGTTTGAGAACAAGATTGCAATCCAGTAACCGTTAAAATAAGGGCTAATAAGGCTTTGATTTTCATAGACTATACTAATTTTTTGTGAACACCGATAAAATAGAAGGGTAAACCTAAGGCTATTGTTCCTAATCCAGCTAAGGATTCTAAAGGTTTATCCTGAAAAATAAATATTAGCATCCAAAGGCTAATTCCTAAAAAAATAATTGGGGTAATAGGATATCCCCAAGTTTGATAGGGACGGGGCGCACCAGGATAGCGAAATCGATAAACAAAAACCCCTAAAACGGTGATCGCCGAACATAGGGTTAAGGTAAATCCTAAATAGGTTATTACGGCTTCAAAGCTGGCTGTAATGATTAAAATCATCACAATTGCAAGTTGGAAACAGATCGCATAATAGGGAATTCCATGTAGATTTTTTCGAGATAAAATTTTAAACAAAGGAATATCTTCTCCGATGACTTGGGTAACTCTTGGCCCTGCTAATACCATTGAACTGATAGAAGAAATTAACCCAAATCCAATTAATAATCCCATTAATTTTGCCCCGAAGTTGCCGAAAATTTGTTGGGCTGCAATATAACCAATTTCTAATTGTCCGGCTAATTGGTTGATGGGTGTGGTATAGAGAAAAATAAAATTTAGAAGTAGATATAAAATTGTCACAATTAAGGTGCCAATTAAAAGCGATCTTGGTAAGTTTTTTTCAGGTTCTTGGAGTTCACTCGCTAAATAAACGGCTGCGTTCCAACCGGAATAGGAATAGGTCACATAGACTAAAGAAATGGCAAAAGAGGAACTAAAAATCACTTTAAAATCATTAATATTAGGTAAAAATTGAATCGGTTGTGGGTCGGCTAGGATGAATCCCGATAGAATAAAAACTAGGATGAGAATCACTTTTAAAACCGTAAAGCCTTGTTGAAATAAACTGCCAATTTTTAAGGTTTGGCTATGAATCAAAGAAACTAAGATAACGGCTATTAAAGCGATCACTATTGGATACTTTAAACTAGGAAATACGCTGGATATATACTTACCAAATGCCATCGCTGCGGCGGCAATGGGAGCGGCAAAACCAACGGTGACAGAAACCCATCCAGAGAGAAACCCCAACAGAGGATGATAAATTTTAGATAGATAATGATATTCTCCCCCAGAACGGGGCATTGCTGCTCCTAATTCCCCATAACAAAGGGCACCAGAAAGGGCAAAAATACCGCCAATTAACCACAAAAACAAAATGGCAAAACCAGATTTAATATCGATGACTTGGAACCCCAAACTGGTAAATACACCCGTTCCAATCATATTCGCAACGACAATACAAATAGCCGTTAATAATGAGATTTGATTCGGGGATGAATTGGGTTTTTCTGGGAAATTAGAGGTGGAATTAGGAGGATCGTTAAATTGATTCATGAATATTTTTTTATGAATTAAAGGGAACTATAACAGATTTTGAGCTAATTTTCTATGATTTGCTGTTATAATAATTCATCGCTACTCAATTGAGAAGATTTAGAAAAGCATGGGGTTAATAAATTGGCTTGAATTGAACCGCAATAAAGATTACTGATTTTCTCATCGTCGATTTAAGTTTAAAATTGTGCTGACTTCTTGCAAGAGTTGATTTTGTTCTTGATGAATATTCTCTAAGTGTTGTAGTAAAATAATCAGCCGTTCTTGCTGTTCTAAACTCAGTGATTCTATCCGTTGTTGAGGGTGGGTTGATAAAAACTGTGATAAGCGACTTTGACGAAGTTCGGAATTCAAGGGTCTGCCAGGGTTTAAAATCCATTGAGAAATCCAAATTAAGCTATATTGAAATAGTTGAAAAGGACTGGTTAAAATGAATAGCCATCCTTGTTTAAATAAACTACTAATCGCTTGTAAAAATCCCGAAAATAAGCTAATTAAAAATACAAAGAGAATGAAACCCATCCCAGGATGGCTAATTAACCAAGAGATAAAAGGATGAGCATTAATCCAATCTTGGATTAGAGAGTGAACCGCGTTTTTAAGGGCATCATTGATTGATAAATTAGGCATATAAAACTGATGTTTGAGGCATTTTTTATATTTTATTCCCCATCAAAGATTAAGTTATCTATCTCTCAGTTGATTTTTAATGGTTTTAATCCCATGCTTGTAGAGACGTTTCATGAAACATCCCTACATTAACATTGAATTAATATTAACCCTTTAATTCTAAACACAACTGACGGAAATGTTCTCCTCGATGTTCAAAACTTTGATATTGATCAAAACTAGCACAAGCTGGAGATAATAACACAACTTTTGCTCCTAATTTAGGGGCAATTTCAGAGGCTTTTTGAATAGCTTTTTCCAGGGTTTCAACAATTTCAAAATTAAAGTAATTTTCTGCTTTTAACCGTTGAGAAAATGCCTCGGCTGCATCTCCAATTAATAACACTGAGGCTACTTTTTCTTTAATTCTATAAATCCAAGCCGTATCATCTCCTTTTTTAGCCTCTCCCCCAGCAATTAAAATCACCGGAGAATCAACCGCCGCTAATCCCACTTCTGCTGCATCATAATTGGTGGCTTTACTATCATTAATCCAATCAATTCCTTGCCAAGTCATAATCTGTTCTAAACGATGGGCAACCCCAGGAAAATTAGAAATAGCATGACAAATAGCTTCTGTTTCAATTCCGGCTAATCTAGCTGTAGCAACAGCCATTAATAGATTTTGTTGGTTATGACTTCCCACCATTTTTAAAGCATCGGCTTGAACAATGGGTTCTCCATTTTGCATCACCCAATTATTCTCAATATAAAATCCGAGTTCAGAATTAGCCACTAATTTTTCTTGTCCTAAAACACTTGTCCAACAGGCAGAAAGCCAACGTTGATGAGCCGTTTCTCTTAAATAAGGATCATCCCCATTAATTACTTGTTGTTGGGATTGATATAATAATTTAGCTTTAATATCATAATAGCGTTCTAAGGTGTAATGACGATTCAAATGATCCGGTGTAAACGTTGTCCAAACCGCAATTCTAGGATTTAAAGTGGATGAAGATTCGATTTGATAACTACTCACTTCCGCAATAATCCAATCTAACGGTTGAGCGCTTCCTTCGTATTCTTGTAAGGCTAATTCACAGGCTGCATACCCAATATTTCCACAGGCTGGAGCGTTTAAACCTGCGACTTGAAATATCGCAGCAGTCAGGGCTGTTGTTGTGGTTTTTCCATTCGTTCCTGTAATACAAACCCAAGGCACATCTCGCAGATTTCGCCAAGCTAATTCCATTTCTCCAATGGTTTCTATGCCTAAATTTCGGGCGGTTTTTAACCCCGGAATATCCCAAGGAACCCCAGGACTAACCACCACTAAATCTAAGGACTCATCCGGTTGAAAATTCTCTCCTAAATTAACTACAATTCCTTCGCTTTCTAATTGTTGTTTTTGGGGTTCTAATTGAGAGGAATTGTTGCGATCGCTTAAACTAACATCCCACCCTTGCAATTTTAACAACCGTGCTGCGGCATTTCCAGATTTTCCTAAACCAATAACATGAGCTTTGAGCATAGACAATGTAATGATACCCTGTATAAATTCGTTGATTGTACTTGATAAAGAGGGCAGGTTTAGATTCACAACCTACCCCTATTTTTAACTTTTGACAATTGCTCCAAAATCAGCTAAAACACGGGCATGATTTCTTAATAATCCCAATAAATTCAAACGATTACGTTGAATATTTGGATCATCATCCATCACTAAAACACTTTCTGAGCCATCAAAAAAGCTACTAACCTTCGGGGTAATTTCTGCTAATGCTTCGACCAATTGACGATAATTTCGCGTTGTTTGAGACGCTTGGGTTTTGGGAACTAACTGCACTAATGCTTGATAAAATTCCTGTTCAGAAGATTTTTGGAAAAGATCAGGTTTAACCTTTTTGTCCGGTTGCAATTCTAGGGTGCCTAAATCTCCGTGTTTGGCTAACCGAGTGGAACGATTAACGGTTTCATAAATTTGATCTAATGTGCCATCATTACGGATAGTTTGTAGGAATAACGCTCGATCTCGGACATCCAATAAATCCTGTAACGCCCGTTCTTTATATTCGAGATCATTGTCTCCTAAAACCGCATTGACTAAATCATAATCAATGGCTTTTTCATCCTGTAATAAGGTTCTAATCCGTTGCAGGAAAAAATCATCTAATTGATGAGTTAATCCTAGCATGGCATTAGGAAATGTATTGACAAAATCGGCTGAAATTTGTTTCAAAAGTTGATATAAATTCAACGATAAATCTGCCGACCAAATAATATTAATTACCGCATTTGCCGCACGACGTAAGGCAAAAGGATCAGAGGAACCTGTGGGTAACATTCCCAAACCAAAAATACTAACTAAGGTATCAAGTTTGTCCGCTAAACCCACCACTCGACCGACTAAAGTTTGGGGTAAATTATCAGTCGCACTGCGAGGTAAATAATGTTCAAAAATCGCCGTTGCTACCGCTTCCGGTTCTCCCCCTTCACGCGCATATTTTTCTCCCATTACCCCTTGCAATTCGGGGAACTCATACACCATTTGGGTGACTAAATCCGCTTTACATAATAATGCTGCCCGTTGAATTAAATTGCGATCTGATTCATTCACATTCAGTTGATCTGCAATCCAGTTAGCAATTTTACCAATGCGATTAACTTTATCTCGAACTGAACCTAAATTCTCTTGAAATGTCACTGCTTCTAAGGCAGGTAAATAGCTTTCTAAGGGCGTTTTTAAATCCGACTTATAGAAAAATTGACCATCCGCTAACCTCGCCCGAATGACCCGTTCATTTCCGGCTGCAATTAAATCTGATTTAGCGGGATCACCATTAGAAATCGTGATAAAATAGGGTTTTAACAGCAATGAATTTTGAGTTTCTGTTGTTAATACCGGAAAATACCGTTGATGGGTTACCATGACCGTTTTAATGACTTCAGCAGGTAAATTCAAAAATTCCTGATCAAATGTTCCGACAACAGCCGTCGGCCATTCCACTAAATTAACAACTTCTGCTAATAAATCTTCGGTAATTTCTGCCTGTCCTCCCACACTATTCGCTGCTATTTTAACTTCTTTTTGAATCGTCTGAATCCGTTCTTGGGGGTCAACTTCAATAAACCCTTTCCTAATAGATTCAGCATAGGTTTTAGCCTCAGAAATGGTAATCGGTTCTGGATGTAAAACTCGATGTCCTTGGGAAATGCGATCGCTTTTAATTTCTTCGGAACCACTAACTAATGTAACGGGTAAAATCTGGTCATCCAATAACGTAATTAACCAGCGAATCGGACGGGGAAATTTTAAATCTCCATCCCCCCAACGCATAAATCGTTTTCCTTCTAATTTGCTAATCCATTCTAGGGTTAATTTTGCTAAAATATCTGCTGTTAATCGACCCGGAATTTTTTTTAAAACAAAGACAAAATCCCCTTTAGAAGTGGGACGAATCTCTAGATCTTCTAAAGTCACACCCTGTTTTTTAATGAATCCTTCCGCCGCCGGAGTCGGTTTGCCGTCTTTGAAAGCGGTCGATGCTGGGGGGCCTTTAATTTCTTCTTCCCGGTCAGGTTGGTGGCTAGGAAGTCCTTCAATTAATACAGCTAACCGTCGTGGTGTTCCCCAGACATGAACGGACTCAAAGGTTAAAAACTGTTCTTTGAGACTGACGGAAATTTTTTGTTGCCATTGTTGAATGGCGGTTTCCACAAAGGTTGCTGGTAATTCTTCTGTACCCACTTCGAGTAAAAAACTAACCATAGGAAATTTTATAAGGGATGTTGCTAAGAAAATTAAGGTTACAAATAATTACCATAGCAGGTTAGGGGGTCATTACTCAAGGGTTAACCATTTTTTGAGAATTTTTCAATCCCCGTAGAGACGTGTCATGGCGCGTCTCGACAAGACTTTTGAAAATGCTTTTATTCCATAGGTTCGACGCCTAAAGATCGTAATTGTTCGGCTAAACATTCAGCCCGATTTTGAGCTTTTAATGCAGCTTCTTCAGGAGTCGGAATAACATCACCTTCTGGGGTAAAATATCGAAGTTTTTCTTGATAAATTCCCAGACATAATCCTAACACTTCACTTTCCAATAATCCGGTAGCATTCGGAATAATTTCTTCATATTCCTGTCCGACTAATTTAAACCCTGCTAATTCTAAATCATCGGGAGAAAACCAAAAATATTCCTGGGTTCTAAAGCGATCTTGATATAAATTTTTTTTAGTAGTTTTATCGGTTTCTGCCGTTGAGTCGGAAAGCAGTTCAATAATTAAATCGGGATATTTCCCTTCTTCTTCCCAAACCACCCAAGATTTCCTCGGACGTTTATCAGTATTTCTCACCAAGAAAAAATCCGGCCCTCGAAAGTCTCGATTTCTTAGTTGTTGACGACTAAAATAAATCGTTAAATTTGCCCCGATAAAATAATTTGTTGTGTCTCTCCACAACCAATCTAAGCAAGATACTAATAATGCCAACTGGAGATAATGTAAGGTACTTTCCATTTCTATATATTCACTTTCAACCTGAGTTCCATCGGGCATTAAAGCCTCTAGTTGTTCTGCGGTAATTGACATTCTTACTTCTCCTCATTTGAGGTTGGCTTAATTTATTATATAGCAAGTATAAAGGAATTGTATAAAAGCAGGATTACGATTGTGAGGTTAAATAACTAATAACATCTAGCATTAACCGTTGTGATCGCCTCCTATCTTTTCCTTAAGTTGACACCAATGGGACGTGCCTCGCCCCTACACAGGGATTTGCGTTCATTTCTTAGGATTAATAATCAGCCATGATTATGAGGGTACAATCCATTTAGACTTGCTATAGTTTAAAATTTTTATATTCATTTTAATTTAAGTTAATCTGTTTTAATTCTAAATCTTTTTCAAAAATTTCATCAATGGGTAACATTTGACCATGAGTGGTCATAAATTTATGATCTTTTGTTGCTCGAATAACTGAACCATCTTCTAGGCAATATTCAAAAACTTCTTGTTCTCCTCGATGGTGCCATTGGGCGATAGGTTGAGTATAGATATAACCCTGATTATTAACAGTATAAACGGTGCATTCTATTTTTTCCTCAACAATTTTACCGATGGGCATTAACCCATATTCAACAGTTAAAATTTCTGTATCATAACTCAAACAATATTCAGCGAATTGAAGCATCTGTTCAAACAATTTTTCGGCAATTTCTTGGCGAACTCCATTTTTCGTTGCCCCATCAATAAAGGTTTCCCGTTGCTTCTGCATTTCTTCCGCTTTTTTCTTCCCCATCGCGCGGCGTAATAAGTCCGCTTGACCTAAAGAATAGCCCGCTAAATCTTGAGCTAATTTCATGATTTGTTCTTGAAAGCATAAAATTCCATAGGTTTCTTTTAAAATCGGTTCTAACATCGGGTGATCATAGCGAATTTCATCCCGTCCATGTTTACGATCAATAAATTGGGGAATTAAACCTGCATCTAATGGCCCCGGACGATAGAGGGCTAAAATAGAAGAAATATCATCTAAACAGGAAGGTTTGAGTTTTTTAACAATATCCATCATCCCAGAAGATTCTAACTGAAAAATTCCATCTAAATCCCCTTTTTCTAATAATTTATAAGTTTTCAATACATCTTCGGGTAACTTTTTATGGGTTTTATAAGCATCTTGCGCTCTCTTTTCTACATCAGAAGGTAGTTTTTCAGGATCAATTTTATGCTGATATTTTTCTTCAATATAATCAACGGCTTTTTGAATCATGGTTAAATTTTTTAAACCCAAAAAATCCATTTTTAATAATCCAACCGCTTCTAAATCCTCCATATAATATTGAGTAATGACCGCCCCATCATTATTACGTTGGAGGGGAACAATTTCGTCTAAAGGTTGTTTAGAAATCACCACACCCGCCGCATGAACTCCGAAGGTTTTGTTGGTTCCTTCGATACGAATTGCCATATCTAGCCATTGTTTAACTTTAATACTTCCGACTTCATCGCCTGCATCATTATGAATGGCAACATCTTCATTATCATAAGCTTCTTTGAATTCTGGAGCGGGACTTTGATCGGAAATCATAACTTTTAAACGGGTCGGTTTTCCCCGCGAAACCGGAATTAATTTTGCCATTTGATCCGATTTTTTATAAGAAATTCCTAACACCCTGGCGACATCTTTTAACACGGCTTTAGAGGTCATGCGGTTAAAGGTAATAATTTGAGCCACCTTATCTTCGCCATATTTATCAGTCACATATTTAATCATTTCGTCTCGCCGTTCAATACAGAAATCCGTATCAATATCAGGCATCGATTTTCGTTCAGGATTCAAAAATCGTTCAAATAATAAACCGTGAAAGACCGGATCAATATTGGTAATTTTTAAGGCATAAGCTACTAATGATCCGGCGGCTGAACCTCGTCCTGGCCCTACGGGAATATTGTTATCTCTGGCAAATTTAATATAATCCCAAACGACTAAAAAGTAAGTCGAAAACCCCATCTGTTGCATCATTTTAAGTTCATATTCTAAGCGCTCTTTATAAATAGGTTTAATCTCGCTTCGAGTTTTAGCATTCATCCGTTCTAATAACCCTTTCCAAGTCACTTCTTCTAAGTATGTATCGGCTGTATGATCGGCAGGAATGGGATAGTCAGGAATACGAGGTTCGCCTAAAATACCCTTATAGGGTTCAACTTTATTGGCAACTTCTACGGTATTATTAATCGCTTCTTGAATAATGTCATCGGATAAATGATCTCGAAATAGTTGCGCCATTTCTTCAGCAGATTTTAAATATTCTGTACCGCTATAGCGCATTCGTTTATCTTCATTAATTAACTTCTGGGTATTAATACAAAGTAAGGCATCATGGGCTTCCACATCGTTACAGGAGATAAAATGGGAATCATTTGTAGCCACAATTTTAATATTTAATTCTTGACTAATATTAACAATCTCAACATTAACCATCCGATCTTCTGGAGAGCCATGATCTTGAATTTCCAAATAAAAATCCTCTCCAAATACATCTTTATACCATTGAGCAACTTTTCGCGCCACATCATACCGTCCTTGTAAAATTGCCTGGGGAATTTCTCCGCCTAAACAAGCACTGGTAACAATTAACCCTTCATGATATTGTTCTAATAGCTCTTTATTAATACAGGGACGTGCAAAAATGCCTTTTCCTTGAAATCCTTGCAGGTGTGAAATGGTTGTTAATTTAACTAAATTTTTATACCCTTGGGTATTTTTTGCCAAGACGACTTGATGATATTTTTTCCGTCGAGAATCTTGAATATTAACATCCCCATTAACTACATACATCTCATTGCCAATAATGGGTTTAATATTCTTATTTCGACAAATTTTAATTAACTCAATTGCCCCATACATGACACCATGATCGGTGACAGCGATCGCAGGCATTCCTAACTCTAATGCTCGATCAATTAATTGAGGTAATTGAGATGCACCATCTAGTAAACTATAATCACTATGAATATGTAAACCGACAAAAGACATGGTTGAGTTCCTTTATTAAATTAAACTTAAAAATACTTGAGATAAAATGATTGACTTTCGTAATATTAACACAGTTTGGGCATCCATATTAGTGGAAACCCTCGCTCAATTAGGATTAAAAACAGCCATTCTTTGTCCCGGTTCCCGTTCTACTCCTTTAACCCTTGCTTTTGCTCAACATTCTAGCATAGAAACGATTCCGATTTTAGATGAACGGTCTGCCTGTTTTTTTGCGTTAGGAATTGCAAAAAGATCGGGTTTACCGACGGTTTTAGTGTGTACGTCAGGAACCGCCAGTGCTAATTTTTATCCGGCTATTATCGAAGCAAAAGAAAGCCGAGTACCTTTATTAATTCTAACAGCAGATCGTCCCCCGGAATTACGAGATTGTCATGCAGGTCAAACTATTGATCAAGTTAAATTATATGGGAATTATCCTAACTTTCAAACAGAATTAACGGTTCCGAGTTTAGATTTAGGATTGTTACGTTATTTGCGACAAACCTTAATTTATGCTTGGGAGCGATCGCAACTTCCCATCCCTGGCGTTGTCCATCTGAATATACCTTTTCGTGACCCGTTACATCCCGTTTCTCAAGCGGAAGCCACAGCTTTAAAAAGTGTATTTCCTGATGATTTTTTTACCAAAATTAATCTGATCAAAGCTCCTGTTTTATCGAGTTTTCATGCTTCTGATTATTTTAAACTCTGGTATAATTATTCCCAAGGAATTATTATTGCTGGGGTGGCACAACCTCAAAATTCAGAAGTTTATTGTCAAGCTATCACCCACCTTTCTCAACAGTTAAACTACCCCGTATTAGCCGAAGGATTATCTCCCGTTAGGAATTATTCTAACCTAAATCCCTATTTAATTTCAACCTATGATTTAATCTTAAGAAATTCTACCTTAGCCGAAAAACTTGCGCCTCAAGTTGTGATTCAAATTGGAGATTTACCCACCAGTAAAACCCTGAGAAACTGGTTAGAACAACAACAACCCGATTATTTTATCCTTGACCCTAGCTATCAGAATTTAGATGGGTTGCATGGAAAAACAACCCATTTAAGAATATCAATTGAACAGTTATCAGAACAAATTTATCGCCGGGAAGCTCCAGACACCTTAAATTTGACTGAATCTCAATTCTATTGTCATCTTTGGTGTGAGTTAGAAGCTCAAGCGAGAACTACCATTGATCAACAATTAGAACCTATTAACTTATTAATAGAACCTAAAGTTGCTTGGTTGCTGCCTCAAATTCTACCTCAAAACACCCCCATTTTTATTGCTAATAGTATGCCAGTCCGAGATGTAGAATTCTTTTGGGCTCCTAATTCTTTAAATATTCAACCCTTTTTTAATCGGGGTGCAAATGGGATTGATGGGACTTTATCCACTGCGTTAGGAATAGCCCATCATCAGCAAAGTAGTATTTTATTAACCGGAGATTTAGCTTTACTCCATGACACCAATGGATTTTTAATCAGCAACAAATTCATCGGTCATTTAACGATTATTTTAATTAATAATAATGGCGGTGGGATTTTTGAAATGTTACCCATTTCTCAATTTAATCCTCCCTTTGAAGATTATTTTGCCACCCCT
Encoded here:
- the menD gene encoding 2-succinyl-5-enolpyruvyl-6-hydroxy-3-cyclohexene-1-carboxylic-acid synthase, with product MIDFRNINTVWASILVETLAQLGLKTAILCPGSRSTPLTLAFAQHSSIETIPILDERSACFFALGIAKRSGLPTVLVCTSGTASANFYPAIIEAKESRVPLLILTADRPPELRDCHAGQTIDQVKLYGNYPNFQTELTVPSLDLGLLRYLRQTLIYAWERSQLPIPGVVHLNIPFRDPLHPVSQAEATALKSVFPDDFFTKINLIKAPVLSSFHASDYFKLWYNYSQGIIIAGVAQPQNSEVYCQAITHLSQQLNYPVLAEGLSPVRNYSNLNPYLISTYDLILRNSTLAEKLAPQVVIQIGDLPTSKTLRNWLEQQQPDYFILDPSYQNLDGLHGKTTHLRISIEQLSEQIYRREAPDTLNLTESQFYCHLWCELEAQARTTIDQQLEPINLLIEPKVAWLLPQILPQNTPIFIANSMPVRDVEFFWAPNSLNIQPFFNRGANGIDGTLSTALGIAHHQQSSILLTGDLALLHDTNGFLISNKFIGHLTIILINNNGGGIFEMLPISQFNPPFEDYFATPQNINFAQLATTYNVEYEQIKSWEQLQQRLNPLPETGIRILEIPTNRKKDAQWRQQYLRELADKLKF